One part of the Niveispirillum cyanobacteriorum genome encodes these proteins:
- a CDS encoding DUF1799 domain-containing protein, with protein MPKEAAEQFAADIRAAEGTGADTCPVRPDCWDIVMAWRVVATQWRVAALGGMGGGVAWLGLDYSGVAAGLAGMEIPATPDLWWGLRVMEAAAKEELNR; from the coding sequence ATGCCGAAGGAAGCGGCAGAACAGTTCGCCGCCGATATCCGGGCGGCCGAAGGCACAGGCGCGGACACCTGCCCGGTCCGCCCCGATTGCTGGGACATCGTCATGGCGTGGCGCGTGGTCGCCACCCAATGGCGTGTCGCCGCCCTGGGTGGAATGGGGGGCGGCGTCGCGTGGCTGGGCCTGGATTATTCAGGCGTGGCCGCCGGGCTGGCGGGGATGGAAATCCCCGCCACGCCTGATCTCTGGTGGGGCCTGCGCGTCATGGAGGCGGCGGCCAAGGAGGAGCTGAACCGATGA
- a CDS encoding phage tail tube protein, with protein MPAPFKWDTKVVFLTPEVTKGTPVAVAAGDALITMNGAITPMDGGEVELALDGRQAAAREAYTTNLHQSVSFEVPLCPPTAAATAPHWGPAARLLSLKETIVATTRVEYAPVITGQESFTCRFYRDGELRVLAGLMGGGSIRLTNGQVPILTSQAKGIYAAPSAASAPPVAPTYASYRQPAVLSDENTPTVKLGGVDIALESLEINLGNDAVFVNRPNYSGAEVNSFNPTGTLVFMAPPLGTLNVEAMLDTKTSLQLVHYTAAGTQVGFTADGVQIGRVSTVDLNGNVGFSVPVRFTRPAAGGNAFKLWSGTAPV; from the coding sequence ATGCCCGCTCCGTTCAAATGGGACACCAAGGTCGTGTTCCTGACGCCCGAGGTCACCAAGGGCACCCCCGTTGCCGTCGCCGCCGGCGATGCGCTGATCACCATGAACGGCGCCATCACGCCGATGGATGGTGGCGAGGTCGAGCTGGCGCTGGATGGGCGTCAGGCTGCTGCGCGTGAGGCCTATACGACCAACCTGCATCAGAGCGTATCGTTCGAGGTGCCGTTGTGCCCGCCCACGGCGGCGGCCACCGCCCCGCATTGGGGCCCGGCGGCGCGTCTGTTGAGCCTGAAGGAAACCATCGTCGCCACGACCCGCGTCGAATATGCCCCGGTCATTACGGGCCAGGAGAGCTTCACCTGCCGCTTCTATCGCGATGGGGAGCTGCGCGTGCTGGCCGGTCTGATGGGGGGCGGGTCCATCCGCCTGACCAACGGCCAGGTGCCGATCCTGACCAGCCAGGCCAAGGGCATCTATGCCGCCCCGTCGGCGGCCAGCGCCCCGCCCGTGGCCCCCACCTATGCCAGCTATCGTCAGCCGGCCGTCCTGTCGGATGAAAACACGCCGACGGTGAAGCTGGGCGGTGTCGATATCGCCCTGGAAAGCCTGGAGATCAATCTGGGCAATGATGCGGTGTTCGTGAACCGCCCCAATTATTCCGGGGCCGAGGTCAACAGCTTCAACCCCACCGGCACCCTGGTCTTCATGGCCCCGCCGCTGGGCACCTTGAATGTCGAGGCCATGCTGGACACCAAGACCAGCCTGCAGCTGGTCCATTACACCGCCGCCGGCACCCAGGTGGGCTTTACCGCCGATGGCGTGCAGATCGGTCGCGTCAGCACGGTCGACCTGAACGGCAATGTCGGCTTTTCGGTCCCCGTCCGCTTCACCCGCCCCGCCGCTGGCGGCAATGCCTTCAAGCTGTGGTCGGGTACGGCGCCGGTTTAA